The DNA region GGCGTTGACCTTCCGCGCCAGATCATCGATCGCGGTCCCCGGAGAAACGATCAATGCGACGGCCACTACGTCCCTGTCGCTGCGTACCAGGGTGAAGTCCGAAATCGCGGCGGAGACGAAGAGTATCCGCTTGGCGAGCTCGGGTTCCAGCCGGAGCGGAACCGGCGTTTCCAGCTCGACGATCGTCTCAGTCACCGGTGGGCACTCCGATCAGCGTGGCGATGATGTTCCGCTGGATGTCCGAGGTGCCCGCGTAGATCCGGCCCGCCAGTGCGTCCCGTACTTCACGTTCGATTCCGTACTCACTCACATAACCCCGCGCTCCATAGACTTGTTGAGCGTCCAAGCTGCTTGCCACAGCGCTCTCACTGATGTACAGCTTGGCGATTGCCGACTCCAACAAGGCCACCCGGCCTTCGCCCTTGAGCCAGGCAGCTCGATACAACGCCAAACGGCTGAGCTCAGCACGTATCCGCATATCCGCAATCTTGTGCGAAACCGCCTGATACGAACCGATCGGACGCCCGAATTGCCTCCGGGAGCCCGCGTAGGCGGCGGCATCCTCGGCCATCCACTCCAGAGCCCCGACCTGTGGCGCGAACATGAAGATCCGTTCCCACTCGATCCCTGAGGTGAACAGCCCATAACCGCCGCCGATACCGCCGAGAATCGCTTCGGCCGGTACCCGGCAGTCCCTTAGCAAGACCCGCCCCATCGACGTGGCTCTCACTCCTGGTTTCGACAGACCGGTGACCTCCAACCCTGCCGTCCCCCGAGGGACCAGGAAGGCTGTCAGCGCCGACTGAGAGCGTTCTTGGGCGGTCCGGGCGAACACGATGAAGACATCGGCATCCACCGCGTTGCTGATGAAGGTCTTCGTCCCGTTCAGCGCATAGCCGCCGGCGACGGCCTGCGCCGTGGTGCTCAGCGCCATGACGTCGGATCCGGCATCCGGTTCGGTCAGCGCCTGGGACCCGACCAGCGACCCGTCGGCCAAGCCGGGCAGAAACCGCTGTTTCTGCTCCTCCGTACCGTGTGCAAGAATGTGCACGGCGCACGCCCACAACTGATTTCCGATAGCGAAGACCAGCCCGTTGTCCCGGCAGCCATATCCCAGCGCCTCCAAGCCGATCGCGATCGAAAACGGGTCCAGGCCGGCCCCACCGTATTCCGGAGGTATCGGCCAGCCGAGGATGCCGAACCGTGCGCATTCGCGCCATTCTTTGAGCGGCAAGCGAGCCGACTCATCGGATTCCGCCGCGGTGGTTCCGAGGCATGTTCGCGCGAACTCGCGCACCCGACTGCGCAGAGCCCGCTGATCGGCTGTAAGGCGAAAATCCATCTCACTCCAT from Catenulispora sp. EB89 includes:
- a CDS encoding acyl-CoA dehydrogenase family protein, which produces MDFRLTADQRALRSRVREFARTCLGTTAAESDESARLPLKEWRECARFGILGWPIPPEYGGAGLDPFSIAIGLEALGYGCRDNGLVFAIGNQLWACAVHILAHGTEEQKQRFLPGLADGSLVGSQALTEPDAGSDVMALSTTAQAVAGGYALNGTKTFISNAVDADVFIVFARTAQERSQSALTAFLVPRGTAGLEVTGLSKPGVRATSMGRVLLRDCRVPAEAILGGIGGGYGLFTSGIEWERIFMFAPQVGALEWMAEDAAAYAGSRRQFGRPIGSYQAVSHKIADMRIRAELSRLALYRAAWLKGEGRVALLESAIAKLYISESAVASSLDAQQVYGARGYVSEYGIEREVRDALAGRIYAGTSDIQRNIIATLIGVPTGD